One region of Trachemys scripta elegans isolate TJP31775 chromosome 8, CAS_Tse_1.0, whole genome shotgun sequence genomic DNA includes:
- the BEND5 gene encoding BEN domain-containing protein 5 isoform X1, translating to MYAFVRFLEDNVCYALPVSCVRDFSPTSRLDFDNQKVYTVYRNPREAEGEDESPGDWGDRLLLHKAQILALAEDKTDLENSVMQKKIKIPKLSLNHVEEAGEVTDYGEEDVELRHSKRQDGRKQSEGAHKSIEAVVARLEKQNGMSLSSSSSPEETFMETSEGINNMDDAVIPRVLYEELLRSYQQQQEEMRHIQQELERTRRQLVQQAKKLKEYGALVSEMKELRDLNRRLQDVLLLRLGSGPAIELEKGKPESIEPEPEIQKTFSEEANTSTYYPAPVPVMDKYILENGKVHLGSGIWVDEEKWHQLQVTQGDSKYTKNLAVMIWGTDVLKNRSVTGVATKKKKDAVPKPPLSPHKLSIVRDHNKKHLDAVAEQEDLAMASTKKSNLPPLIDSRFTEKDLNDVFTFEFEKPKFGLLGKAKKKSATCKVEKEVNGELKPCSFKTSEASAVKSFNLWRHVKRNHPENYAALVTKKNQEDEAKQKADAAKRRSSGSLKTPGEKIFCGAPSEKKPKIEQTKLDSCLKSSKVTVTMDANTFREGLMEMVCLSSTPLTTFRLKNKGFQKIAGEMGRQLGVSTGHDAVRHLVVSTAESGRKELKKALEQKLCYLKMDAATRGNRNFLAINAQYYEEGKDKAVVKTLDVIDTEGCHNSSYVKSQVKAILEKFGISEMQVLSICVDNAANMMCAVKNFSEDNETISTSENRDVDRTEAMLPDEGAKGMNEIELNVDAAAQWVNDPSLILPTWLHEDDSKVQLMRCGIHTLQLAIWDGLNKEHAKKFLAKIRQVVVKLQTPSIQSVLLDLHGVTQSLDTVTHWGSTFVMIDRLLVFQSYCEQMAAAGTRELKLTKAEWDEVKNLRDLLAKPNQTTVNLQAVDVTPGVLMKEWRKLSKFLQENGGQIAEEILSSMQKHEEKLFDNIHFLAGVYVDPRYRILLTSREIPKAKEGLLDIARRLEKQNLLLYLNSAKEVEENETQKKESTIEFAVSESSHPSEVAGCSQTSVSPLNLFERPSVRRLQPSRGNGDNSSIDSSEDDDFEKELDKQERRQRVSVIHNCNEALFERNFREDCEAMESIGRLKVKSVFEAIHSYPHRIQAACRIASSMTTTQASVERLFSALKLILNDLRQAMKDDLIAAIIFYRMNYE from the exons aaGACAAAACTGACCTTGAAAACAGTGTGAtgcagaagaaaattaaaatccCCAAACTCTCTCTCAATCACGTAGAAGAAGCTGGGGAGGTTACAGATTATGGGGAAGAAGATGTGGAGCTTAGACACAGTAAG AGACAAGATGGGAGGAAACAAAGTGAAGGTGCACACAAAAGCATCGAAGCAGTTGTTGCTCGCCTAGAAAAGCAAAACGGGATGAGTCTCAGTAGTAGTTCGAGCCCTGAGGAAACCTTTATGGAGACTTCGGAAGGCATCAACAACATGGACGATGCTGTAATTCCTCGTGTTCTCTATGAAGAATTGTTGAGGAGTTACCAACAGCAGCAAGAAGAAATGAGACATATTCAGCAAGAACTTGAGAGAACACGGAGACAGCTTGTGCAGCAGGCAAAAAAGCTAAAGGAGTATGGGGCATTAGTGTCAGAAATGAAAGAGCTCAGAGACTTGAACAGGAGACTTCAGGATGTGCTGCTTCTGAGACTAGGCAGTG GTCCTGCCATTGAGCTTGAAAAAGGAAAACCAGAATCAATTGAGCCTGAGCCTGAGATACAGAAAACATTCAGTGAGGAAGCGAATACATCAACATATTATCCTGCCCCTGTTCCAGTAATGGACAAGTATATTCTCGAGAACGGAAAG GTCCATTTGGGCAGTGGAATCTGGGTAGATGAGGAGAAATGGCACCAGCTGCAAGTAACACAAGGAGATTCAAAGTATACAAAAAACCTAGCGGTAATGATTTGGGGAACAGATGTTCTCAAGAACAGAAGCGTCACAGGAGTTGcaaccaaaaaaaagaaagatgcagTTCCCAAGCCACCTCTCTCACCTCACAAATTAAGCATTGTCAGAG ATCATAACAAGAAACATTTGGATGCGGTAGCAGAACAAGAAGATTTGGCCATGGcttcaacaaaaaaatcaaatctgcCCCCCTTGATTGATAGCCGATTTACGGAAAAGGATCTCAATGACGTCTTTACTTTTGAATTTGAAAAGCCCAAATTTGGGCTTTTgggaaaagcaaagaagaaatcGGCAACGTGCAAGGTGGAAAAGGAAGTGAATGGCGAGCTCAAACCATGTAGCTTCAAGACAAGTGAAGCAAGTGCCGTGAAAAGTTTCAACCTTTGGCGGCATGTAAAACGTAACCATCCTGAAAACTATGCGGCTCTGGTTACAAAAAAGAACCAGGAAGATGAGGCAAAACAGAAAGCTGACGCAGCTAAACGACGTTCATCTGGCTCTTTGAAAACTCCCGGAGAAAAGATTTTTTGCGGAGCTCCATCTGAAAAGAAACCCAAAATTGAGCAAACGAAACTTGACTCATGTTTGAAGTCCTCAAAGGTTACAGTCACCATGGATGCCAATACTTTCCGTGAAGGGCTGATGGAAATGGTTTGCTTGAGTTCAACACCGCTCACTACCTTCAGGCTAAAGAACAAAGGATTCCAAAAAATTGCAGGTGAAATGGGTCGGCAGCTTGGCGTTTCGACGGGGCACGATGCGGTTCGTCATTTAGTTGTCAGCACAGCTGAGTCTGGTCGCAAAGAGCTCAAGAAAGCTTTGGAGCAAAAATTGTGCTACCTGAAAATGGATGCAGCAACCCGTGGAAACAGAAATTTCCTTGCAATCAATGCTCAGTACTATGAAGAAGGAAAAGATAAAGCTGTGGTAAAAACCTTGGACGTAATCGACACTGAAGGGTGTCACAATTCTTCGTATGTGAAAAGTCAAGTAAAAGCTATTTTAGAAAAATTTGGGATCAGTGAAATgcaagtgctgagcatctgcgtTGACAATGCAGCAAACATGATGTGTGCTGTCAAAAATTTCAGCGAGGACAATGAAACCATTTCAACCTCTGAGAACAGGGATGTGGACAGAACTGAAGCTATGTTGCCTGATGAAGGAGCTAAAGGAATGAATGAAATCGAACTCAATGTGGATGCTGCTGCACAATGGGTTAATGACCCTAGCCTTATACTTCCAACATGGCTTCATGAGGATGACTCAAAAGTCCAACTGATGAGGTGTGGTATTCACACTCTTCAGTTGGCAATCTGGGATGGACTGAACAAAGAACACGCGAAGAAATTTCTGGCAAAAATTCGACAAGTCGTTGTCAAACTACAAACCCCAAGTATTCAAAGTGTTCTGCTTGATCTACATGGAGTAACTCAATCATTGGATACTGTGACTCACTGGGGTTCAACATTTGTGATGATTGATCGGCTTCTCGTTTTTCAGTCTTACTGTGAACAAATGGCTGCAGCTGGAACAAGAGAACTCAAGTTAACAAAAGCTGAATGGGACGAAGTGAAGAACCTGCGAGACCTCTTGGCAAAGCCAAACCAAACAACGGTGAATCTTCAAGCTGTTGATGTAACCCCTGGAGTGTTAATGAAGGAATGGCGAAAACTGTCAAAATTCTTGCAAGAAAAtggtggacaaattgcagaagaAATTCTGTCCTCCATGCAGAAACACGAAGAGAAGCTTTTTGACAATATTCATTTCCTTGCTGGAGTTTATGTTGACCCACGGTATCGGATTCTTCTTACCTCAAGGGAAATACCAAAGGCAAAGGAAGGCCTCCTTGATATTGCTCGACGACTCGAAAAACAAAATTTATTGCTATATTTGAACTCAGCGAAAGAGGTTgaagaaaatgaaacacaaaaaaaGGAGTCAACAATCGAATTTGCGGTTTCTGAAAGTTCACATCCTTCAGAAGTAGCAGGCTGTTCTCAAACTTCCGTCTCCCCTCTGAACTTGTTCGAGCGTCCATCCGTGAGACGTCTTCAGCCATCACGGGGAAATGGAGATAATTCAAGCATCGATTCTTCAGAAGATGACGACTTCGAAAAGGAATTGGATAAACAAGAAAGACGCCAGCGAGTTTCTGTGATTCATAATTGTAATGAAGCATTATTTGAGAGAAACTTTCGGGAAGATTGTGAGGCAATGGAGTCTATTGGTAGGCTAAAAGTTAAGTCTGTTTTTGAGGCCATTCACAGCTACCCACACCGCATTCAGGCTGCCTGTAGAATTGCTTCAAGCATGACAACAACTCAAGCTAGTGTAGAGCGACTGTTTTCGgctttaaagttaattttaaatgatttgcGGCAGGCTATGAAAGATGACTTGATTGCTGCAATAATTTTTTACAGAATGAACTATGAATGA
- the BEND5 gene encoding BEN domain-containing protein 5 isoform X3, producing the protein MASTKKSNLPPLIDSRFTEKDLNDVFTFEFEKPKFGLLGKAKKKSATCKVEKEVNGELKPCSFKTSEASAVKSFNLWRHVKRNHPENYAALVTKKNQEDEAKQKADAAKRRSSGSLKTPGEKIFCGAPSEKKPKIEQTKLDSCLKSSKVTVTMDANTFREGLMEMVCLSSTPLTTFRLKNKGFQKIAGEMGRQLGVSTGHDAVRHLVVSTAESGRKELKKALEQKLCYLKMDAATRGNRNFLAINAQYYEEGKDKAVVKTLDVIDTEGCHNSSYVKSQVKAILEKFGISEMQVLSICVDNAANMMCAVKNFSEDNETISTSENRDVDRTEAMLPDEGAKGMNEIELNVDAAAQWVNDPSLILPTWLHEDDSKVQLMRCGIHTLQLAIWDGLNKEHAKKFLAKIRQVVVKLQTPSIQSVLLDLHGVTQSLDTVTHWGSTFVMIDRLLVFQSYCEQMAAAGTRELKLTKAEWDEVKNLRDLLAKPNQTTVNLQAVDVTPGVLMKEWRKLSKFLQENGGQIAEEILSSMQKHEEKLFDNIHFLAGVYVDPRYRILLTSREIPKAKEGLLDIARRLEKQNLLLYLNSAKEVEENETQKKESTIEFAVSESSHPSEVAGCSQTSVSPLNLFERPSVRRLQPSRGNGDNSSIDSSEDDDFEKELDKQERRQRVSVIHNCNEALFERNFREDCEAMESIGRLKVKSVFEAIHSYPHRIQAACRIASSMTTTQASVERLFSALKLILNDLRQAMKDDLIAAIIFYRMNYE; encoded by the coding sequence ATGGcttcaacaaaaaaatcaaatctgcCCCCCTTGATTGATAGCCGATTTACGGAAAAGGATCTCAATGACGTCTTTACTTTTGAATTTGAAAAGCCCAAATTTGGGCTTTTgggaaaagcaaagaagaaatcGGCAACGTGCAAGGTGGAAAAGGAAGTGAATGGCGAGCTCAAACCATGTAGCTTCAAGACAAGTGAAGCAAGTGCCGTGAAAAGTTTCAACCTTTGGCGGCATGTAAAACGTAACCATCCTGAAAACTATGCGGCTCTGGTTACAAAAAAGAACCAGGAAGATGAGGCAAAACAGAAAGCTGACGCAGCTAAACGACGTTCATCTGGCTCTTTGAAAACTCCCGGAGAAAAGATTTTTTGCGGAGCTCCATCTGAAAAGAAACCCAAAATTGAGCAAACGAAACTTGACTCATGTTTGAAGTCCTCAAAGGTTACAGTCACCATGGATGCCAATACTTTCCGTGAAGGGCTGATGGAAATGGTTTGCTTGAGTTCAACACCGCTCACTACCTTCAGGCTAAAGAACAAAGGATTCCAAAAAATTGCAGGTGAAATGGGTCGGCAGCTTGGCGTTTCGACGGGGCACGATGCGGTTCGTCATTTAGTTGTCAGCACAGCTGAGTCTGGTCGCAAAGAGCTCAAGAAAGCTTTGGAGCAAAAATTGTGCTACCTGAAAATGGATGCAGCAACCCGTGGAAACAGAAATTTCCTTGCAATCAATGCTCAGTACTATGAAGAAGGAAAAGATAAAGCTGTGGTAAAAACCTTGGACGTAATCGACACTGAAGGGTGTCACAATTCTTCGTATGTGAAAAGTCAAGTAAAAGCTATTTTAGAAAAATTTGGGATCAGTGAAATgcaagtgctgagcatctgcgtTGACAATGCAGCAAACATGATGTGTGCTGTCAAAAATTTCAGCGAGGACAATGAAACCATTTCAACCTCTGAGAACAGGGATGTGGACAGAACTGAAGCTATGTTGCCTGATGAAGGAGCTAAAGGAATGAATGAAATCGAACTCAATGTGGATGCTGCTGCACAATGGGTTAATGACCCTAGCCTTATACTTCCAACATGGCTTCATGAGGATGACTCAAAAGTCCAACTGATGAGGTGTGGTATTCACACTCTTCAGTTGGCAATCTGGGATGGACTGAACAAAGAACACGCGAAGAAATTTCTGGCAAAAATTCGACAAGTCGTTGTCAAACTACAAACCCCAAGTATTCAAAGTGTTCTGCTTGATCTACATGGAGTAACTCAATCATTGGATACTGTGACTCACTGGGGTTCAACATTTGTGATGATTGATCGGCTTCTCGTTTTTCAGTCTTACTGTGAACAAATGGCTGCAGCTGGAACAAGAGAACTCAAGTTAACAAAAGCTGAATGGGACGAAGTGAAGAACCTGCGAGACCTCTTGGCAAAGCCAAACCAAACAACGGTGAATCTTCAAGCTGTTGATGTAACCCCTGGAGTGTTAATGAAGGAATGGCGAAAACTGTCAAAATTCTTGCAAGAAAAtggtggacaaattgcagaagaAATTCTGTCCTCCATGCAGAAACACGAAGAGAAGCTTTTTGACAATATTCATTTCCTTGCTGGAGTTTATGTTGACCCACGGTATCGGATTCTTCTTACCTCAAGGGAAATACCAAAGGCAAAGGAAGGCCTCCTTGATATTGCTCGACGACTCGAAAAACAAAATTTATTGCTATATTTGAACTCAGCGAAAGAGGTTgaagaaaatgaaacacaaaaaaaGGAGTCAACAATCGAATTTGCGGTTTCTGAAAGTTCACATCCTTCAGAAGTAGCAGGCTGTTCTCAAACTTCCGTCTCCCCTCTGAACTTGTTCGAGCGTCCATCCGTGAGACGTCTTCAGCCATCACGGGGAAATGGAGATAATTCAAGCATCGATTCTTCAGAAGATGACGACTTCGAAAAGGAATTGGATAAACAAGAAAGACGCCAGCGAGTTTCTGTGATTCATAATTGTAATGAAGCATTATTTGAGAGAAACTTTCGGGAAGATTGTGAGGCAATGGAGTCTATTGGTAGGCTAAAAGTTAAGTCTGTTTTTGAGGCCATTCACAGCTACCCACACCGCATTCAGGCTGCCTGTAGAATTGCTTCAAGCATGACAACAACTCAAGCTAGTGTAGAGCGACTGTTTTCGgctttaaagttaattttaaatgatttgcGGCAGGCTATGAAAGATGACTTGATTGCTGCAATAATTTTTTACAGAATGAACTATGAATGA
- the BEND5 gene encoding BEN domain-containing protein 5 isoform X2, translated as MQDATFKMPQTDHNKKHLDAVAEQEDLAMASTKKSNLPPLIDSRFTEKDLNDVFTFEFEKPKFGLLGKAKKKSATCKVEKEVNGELKPCSFKTSEASAVKSFNLWRHVKRNHPENYAALVTKKNQEDEAKQKADAAKRRSSGSLKTPGEKIFCGAPSEKKPKIEQTKLDSCLKSSKVTVTMDANTFREGLMEMVCLSSTPLTTFRLKNKGFQKIAGEMGRQLGVSTGHDAVRHLVVSTAESGRKELKKALEQKLCYLKMDAATRGNRNFLAINAQYYEEGKDKAVVKTLDVIDTEGCHNSSYVKSQVKAILEKFGISEMQVLSICVDNAANMMCAVKNFSEDNETISTSENRDVDRTEAMLPDEGAKGMNEIELNVDAAAQWVNDPSLILPTWLHEDDSKVQLMRCGIHTLQLAIWDGLNKEHAKKFLAKIRQVVVKLQTPSIQSVLLDLHGVTQSLDTVTHWGSTFVMIDRLLVFQSYCEQMAAAGTRELKLTKAEWDEVKNLRDLLAKPNQTTVNLQAVDVTPGVLMKEWRKLSKFLQENGGQIAEEILSSMQKHEEKLFDNIHFLAGVYVDPRYRILLTSREIPKAKEGLLDIARRLEKQNLLLYLNSAKEVEENETQKKESTIEFAVSESSHPSEVAGCSQTSVSPLNLFERPSVRRLQPSRGNGDNSSIDSSEDDDFEKELDKQERRQRVSVIHNCNEALFERNFREDCEAMESIGRLKVKSVFEAIHSYPHRIQAACRIASSMTTTQASVERLFSALKLILNDLRQAMKDDLIAAIIFYRMNYE; from the exons ATGCAAGACGCAACATTTAAGATGCCACAAACAg ATCATAACAAGAAACATTTGGATGCGGTAGCAGAACAAGAAGATTTGGCCATGGcttcaacaaaaaaatcaaatctgcCCCCCTTGATTGATAGCCGATTTACGGAAAAGGATCTCAATGACGTCTTTACTTTTGAATTTGAAAAGCCCAAATTTGGGCTTTTgggaaaagcaaagaagaaatcGGCAACGTGCAAGGTGGAAAAGGAAGTGAATGGCGAGCTCAAACCATGTAGCTTCAAGACAAGTGAAGCAAGTGCCGTGAAAAGTTTCAACCTTTGGCGGCATGTAAAACGTAACCATCCTGAAAACTATGCGGCTCTGGTTACAAAAAAGAACCAGGAAGATGAGGCAAAACAGAAAGCTGACGCAGCTAAACGACGTTCATCTGGCTCTTTGAAAACTCCCGGAGAAAAGATTTTTTGCGGAGCTCCATCTGAAAAGAAACCCAAAATTGAGCAAACGAAACTTGACTCATGTTTGAAGTCCTCAAAGGTTACAGTCACCATGGATGCCAATACTTTCCGTGAAGGGCTGATGGAAATGGTTTGCTTGAGTTCAACACCGCTCACTACCTTCAGGCTAAAGAACAAAGGATTCCAAAAAATTGCAGGTGAAATGGGTCGGCAGCTTGGCGTTTCGACGGGGCACGATGCGGTTCGTCATTTAGTTGTCAGCACAGCTGAGTCTGGTCGCAAAGAGCTCAAGAAAGCTTTGGAGCAAAAATTGTGCTACCTGAAAATGGATGCAGCAACCCGTGGAAACAGAAATTTCCTTGCAATCAATGCTCAGTACTATGAAGAAGGAAAAGATAAAGCTGTGGTAAAAACCTTGGACGTAATCGACACTGAAGGGTGTCACAATTCTTCGTATGTGAAAAGTCAAGTAAAAGCTATTTTAGAAAAATTTGGGATCAGTGAAATgcaagtgctgagcatctgcgtTGACAATGCAGCAAACATGATGTGTGCTGTCAAAAATTTCAGCGAGGACAATGAAACCATTTCAACCTCTGAGAACAGGGATGTGGACAGAACTGAAGCTATGTTGCCTGATGAAGGAGCTAAAGGAATGAATGAAATCGAACTCAATGTGGATGCTGCTGCACAATGGGTTAATGACCCTAGCCTTATACTTCCAACATGGCTTCATGAGGATGACTCAAAAGTCCAACTGATGAGGTGTGGTATTCACACTCTTCAGTTGGCAATCTGGGATGGACTGAACAAAGAACACGCGAAGAAATTTCTGGCAAAAATTCGACAAGTCGTTGTCAAACTACAAACCCCAAGTATTCAAAGTGTTCTGCTTGATCTACATGGAGTAACTCAATCATTGGATACTGTGACTCACTGGGGTTCAACATTTGTGATGATTGATCGGCTTCTCGTTTTTCAGTCTTACTGTGAACAAATGGCTGCAGCTGGAACAAGAGAACTCAAGTTAACAAAAGCTGAATGGGACGAAGTGAAGAACCTGCGAGACCTCTTGGCAAAGCCAAACCAAACAACGGTGAATCTTCAAGCTGTTGATGTAACCCCTGGAGTGTTAATGAAGGAATGGCGAAAACTGTCAAAATTCTTGCAAGAAAAtggtggacaaattgcagaagaAATTCTGTCCTCCATGCAGAAACACGAAGAGAAGCTTTTTGACAATATTCATTTCCTTGCTGGAGTTTATGTTGACCCACGGTATCGGATTCTTCTTACCTCAAGGGAAATACCAAAGGCAAAGGAAGGCCTCCTTGATATTGCTCGACGACTCGAAAAACAAAATTTATTGCTATATTTGAACTCAGCGAAAGAGGTTgaagaaaatgaaacacaaaaaaaGGAGTCAACAATCGAATTTGCGGTTTCTGAAAGTTCACATCCTTCAGAAGTAGCAGGCTGTTCTCAAACTTCCGTCTCCCCTCTGAACTTGTTCGAGCGTCCATCCGTGAGACGTCTTCAGCCATCACGGGGAAATGGAGATAATTCAAGCATCGATTCTTCAGAAGATGACGACTTCGAAAAGGAATTGGATAAACAAGAAAGACGCCAGCGAGTTTCTGTGATTCATAATTGTAATGAAGCATTATTTGAGAGAAACTTTCGGGAAGATTGTGAGGCAATGGAGTCTATTGGTAGGCTAAAAGTTAAGTCTGTTTTTGAGGCCATTCACAGCTACCCACACCGCATTCAGGCTGCCTGTAGAATTGCTTCAAGCATGACAACAACTCAAGCTAGTGTAGAGCGACTGTTTTCGgctttaaagttaattttaaatgatttgcGGCAGGCTATGAAAGATGACTTGATTGCTGCAATAATTTTTTACAGAATGAACTATGAATGA